A window of the Phragmites australis chromosome 20, lpPhrAust1.1, whole genome shotgun sequence genome harbors these coding sequences:
- the LOC133902120 gene encoding uncharacterized protein LOC133902120, with protein sequence MAAKDTKLAPAAGPQLKLLVDKRSRRVLYAEARKDAVDFLIGLLRVPVGLAARVLAKHDAPAPGCLGTLYAGARSLDDAFFVSASPNRDALLSPTLPSAALPLLLGEGALPPPPPPPAKRYFRCPSYSYPCNGNPTYVTDVSGLPCPGCQQPMTVEMQWTPGDAHGKLAQAQAQEAAGEGLGGYVKDVVTLLVMDDLTVEPMSTISAIMLLKKFNVKDCSALEEMIVDLGTKQAVMLLKASLESTTVLTDVFSGGVTIDRVDG encoded by the exons ATGGCGGCGAAAGACACGAAGCTGGCGCCGGCCGCCGGCCCGCAGCTGAAGCTGCTGGTAGACAAGCGTTCGCGGCGCGTGCTGTACGCGGAGGCGCGCAAGGACGCGGTGGACTTTCTCATCGGCCTCCTGCGTGTGCCCGTGGGCCTCGCGGCGCGCGTTCTGGCCAAGCACGACGCCCCCGCGCCGGGGTGCCTGGGCACGCTCTACGCGGGCGCGCGATCCCTGGACGACGCCTTCTTCGTCTCCGCCTCCCCCAACCGCGATGCCCTCCTCAGCCCCACGCTGCCATCAGCCGCGCTCCCGCTGCTGCTCGGTGAGGGTgcgcttccgccgccgcctcctcctcctgcgaAGCGGTATTTCCGCTGCCCCTCGTACTCGTACCCGTGCAACGGGAACCCGACGTACGTGACGGACGTGTCGGGCCTGCCGTGCCCGGGGTGCCAGCAGCCGATGACCGTGGAGATGCAGTGGACGCCCGGGGACGCGCACGGGAAGCTGGCGCAGGCTCAGGCGCaggaggcggcgggggagggCCTCGGCGGGTACGTGAAGGATGTGGTGACGTTACTGGTCATGGACGACCTCACCGTCGAGCCCATGTCAACCATCTCCGCCATCATGCTGCTCAAGAAGTTCAACGTCAAAGACTGCTCCGCATTGGAGGAGATGATCGTTGACCTCGGCACAAAACAG GCCGTGATGTTGCTGAAGGCGTCGCTGGAGTCCACGACAGTGCTGACGGATGTCTTCAGCGGGGGAGTCACCATTGATAGGGTTGATGGTTGA
- the LOC133902304 gene encoding uncharacterized protein LOC133902304: MEPCAAWKQYMRELCFSTDSSDEEDELVLATLTAWHADVEASRRGPWGGSVPGHRRIPRNRLEGHNRLYNDYFAESAVYPDYIFRRRFRMKRDLYCKIVREVEDHDPWFKQRRNAAGELGLSPLQKVTAAFRMLAYDAPADSLDECLRLGESTIIESMRRFVRAIVEVFGDEYLRAPNEEDTARLLDMNQRRGFPGMLGSIDCMHWRWKNCPTAWSGSFRGHVNAPTIILEAVASQDLWIWHAFFGMPGSLNDINVLHRSHLLDNLAGGVAPKVHYSINGHHYTMGYYLADGIYPEWATFVKPIPAPVGRKRQHFMVQQAAARKDVERAFGVLQSRFPIVHGAARLWDQETLSDVMTACVIMHNMIIEDERPGGALEYVYEGSGEDAVPYSSKMAAATSRYRIKPAYRYSNKCTCILPGTKQFQYRQNIEIVQGPMELNTKYAVDGKFYPQQIQQQ, from the exons ATGGAGCCTTGTGCAGCATGGAAACAGtacatgagagagttatgttTCTCCACCGATTCgtccgatgaggaagatgagttgGTCCTAGCGACGCTTACCGCATGGCATGCCGACGTCGAAGCTTCGCGCAGAGGGCCGTGGGGCGGCTCCGTCCCCGGGCACCGGCGCATACCTAGGAATCGGCTGGAGGGACACAATCGGTTGTACAATGACTACTTTGCTGAGTCCGCAGTGTACCCCGACTACATTTTTCGGCGCAG GTTCAGGATGAAACGCGATCTGTACTGCAAGATTGTGAGGGAGGTTGAGGACCATGACCCGTGGTTCAAGCAAAGGAGGAACGCTGCCGGAGAGCTTGGGCTGTCACCCCTGCAAAAAGTAACTGCCGCTTTCCGTATGTTAGCTTACGATGCTCCTGCAGATTCTCTCGACGAGTGCCTCCGGCTAGGGGAGAGCACCATCATCGAGAGCATGCGGCGTTTCGTGCGTGCCATTGTCGAGGTGTTCGGTGACGAGTACCTCCGGGCTCCGAACGAGGAGGATACTGCTCGATTGCTGGATATGAACCAGCGTCgagggttccccgggatgctTGGAAGCatcgattgcatgcattggaggtggaagaactgtcccACGGCGTGGTCCGGTTCGTTCAGGGGCCATGTCAATGCACCGACTATCATTCTAGAGGCCGTGGCGTCGCAGGACctatggatttggcatgccttcttcGGAATGCCAGGTTCATTGAACGACATCAATGTGCTGCACCGGTCTCATCTCCTTGACAACCTTGCTGGGGGAGTAGCACCCAAGGTACACTACTCTATTAATGGCCACCATTACACGATGGGGTACTATCTTGCAGACGGGATCTATCCGGAGTGGGCGACATTTGTGAAGCCCATACCAGCTCCAGTAGGCCGGAAGCGTCAACACTTCATGGTGCAGCAGGCGGCTGCACGAAAGGATGTTGAGCGGGCATTTGGAGTGTTGCAGTCCAGGTTTCCCATAGTCCATGGAGCGGCGAGGTTGTGGGATCAAGAAACCCTCAGCGACGTAATGACGGCGTGTGttatcatgcacaacatgataatcgaGGATGAGAGACCGGGAGGGGCTCTCGAATACGTCTACGAGGGTTCGGGCGAGGACGCGGTGCC GTATAGCAGCAAAATGGCAGCAGCTACTTCCAGGTACAGAATTAAACCTGCATACAGGTATAGCAACAAGTGCACATGCATACTTCCTGGTACGAAGCAGTTTCAGTACAGGCAGAACATAGAAATTGTTCAAGGTCCTATGGAATTGAACACAAAGTATGCCGTAGATGGAAAATTCTATCCTCAACAAATACAGCAACAATAA
- the LOC133901749 gene encoding uncharacterized protein LOC133901749, whose amino-acid sequence MASSPQQQGQGQGGQGSGGGWSPEQFWSLLDKADRRFARVRDLPLLGRQEPDAFAKAFRIYTQLWRMQQEHRNRLLDAGLRRWQVGEIAARIAHLYYAQYQRTADTALLSEAFVFYHAVLDRAYFLDADHHLAPAKHLRFLARFLLVALLLARRAHTVPRLAADIRALLDDSKKVLQEAEYKEWKHVVQEIARFLRADSPFMNMRPLRYSYAFDPPPDTLPTVPSTIKKRGLVLSDAILCSYYHNEVKFTDVTIDVFRMFQCLEWEPCGSFALNTGYSTHDESGQNHTNLLKDLRDAALPPNPLKTILYRPLVTHFLTVLATKCEELPSNGMMLIYLSAAGEVGTSGFCPDTGEKVVSNFSKFDISNTSRTSSKEDNEPGLWLGCRETEGSNCIYPCDLIPFTRRPLFLVVDSSVSYAFKSIHGAERGETAAMLLSPSSRSSATGFSGDSSRHSGSQFTMFLTAPLQAFCFLIGNNGMDIDRDAYNKAEELLSLSLNEWAKTLVASSSLHPVWVEVLGDPLLRRLLLRFIFCRAAHSLFKPTNHKAEFLPTCMPPLPESVDPESMVSQSCVMRLASFFGAGSQFSFAELTTWPDADAEESPVANPSSGANKGVPETARDSDVTYSSTSSF is encoded by the exons ATGGCGTCGTCGCCGCAGCAGCAAGGCCAAGGCCAAGGCGGCCAGGGCTCCGGCGGCGGTTGGTCTCCTGAGCAGTTCTGGTCGCTGCTGGACAAGGCGGACCGCCGCTTCGCCCGCGTGCGCGACCTCCCCCTCCTCGGCCGCCAGGAGCCCGACGCGTTCGCCAAGGCCTTCCGCATCTACACCCAGCTCTGGCGCATGCAGCAGGAGCACCGCAAccgcctcctcgacgccggccTCCGCCGCTGGCAGGTCGGCGAGATCGCCGCCCGCATCGCCCACCTCTACTACGCCCAGTACCAGCGCACCGCCGACACCGCCCTCCTCTCCGAGGCATTCGTCTTCTACCACGCCGTCCTCGACCGCGCCTACTTCCTCGACGCCGACCACCACCTCGCCCCCGCTAAGCACCTCCGCTTCCTCGCCAGGTTCCTCCTCGTCGCACTCCTCCTCGCCAGGCGCGCCCACACTGTCCCGCGCCTCGCCGCCGACATCCGCGCGCTCCTCGACGACTCTAAAAAGGTCCTCCAG GAAGCCGAATACAAGGAGTGGAAGCATGTCGTGCAAGAGATCGCGAGGTTTCTGCGAGCTGACTCCCCCTTTATGAACATGAGGCCACTCAGGTACAGCTACGCATTCGATCCTCCTCCGGACACTCTTCCTACTGTACCATCTACCATCAAGAAGCGAGGTCTCGTCTTGAGTGATGCCATACTATGCAGCTACTATCATAATGAG GTCAAATTTACAGATGTCACCATAGATGTATTCAGAATGTTTCAATGCCTTGAATGGGAACCATGTGGTTCTTTTGCGCTGAACACTGGTTACAGTACCCATGACGAAAGCGGGCAAAATCATACCAATCTCCTAAAAGATCTGAGAGATGCCGCGCTGCCTCCAAATCCACTTAAGACAATTCTATATCGCCCTTTGGTGACACATTTCCTAACG GTCCTTGCCACCAAATGTGAGGAGCTTCCGTCGAATGGGATGATGTTAATATATCTTTCAGCTGCAG GTGAGGTGGGAACTTCTGGATTTTGTCCTGATACAGGCGAGAAGGTTGTGAGCAACTTTAGTAAGTTTGATATATCCAATACTAGCCGTACAAGTTCAAAGGAAGACAATGAACCTGGCCTTTGGTTAGGCTGCCGTGAAACTGAAG GTTCAAACTGCATATACCCTTGTGATCTAATCCCATTTACAAGAAGACCCCTCTTTTTGGTGGTTGACAGTAGCGTCAGCTATGCATTCAAG TCTATTCATGGGGCTGAAAGGGGGGAGACAGCTGCCATGTTACTTTCGCCAAGTTCTCGATCTTCCGCGACAGGATTCAGTGGCGATTCTAGTCGGCATAGTGGTAGTCAATTTACTATGTTCCTCACAGCTCCATTGCAAGCTTTCTGCTTTCTGATCGGCAACAATGGGATGGATATTGACAGG GACGCTTATAACAAAGCTGAGGAGTTACTGTCATTGTCCTTAAATGAATGGGCCAAGACTTTGGTTGcatcatcttcacttcatcCTGTTTGGGTTGAAGTTTTGGGCGATCCACTCCTGAGACGGCTGCTTCTCAG GTTTATCTTCTGCCGAGCAGCCCATTCACTGTTCAAACCAACAAACCATAAGGCGGAATTCCTCCCGACCTGCATGCCTCCTTTGCCAGAGTCAGTTGACCCAGAGAGCATGGTCTCCCAAAGTTGCGTTATGCGACTCGCATCATTCTTCGGTGCTGGCAGCCAGTTTTCATTTGCTGAATTAACCACATGGCCCGATGCCGACGCTGAGGAGTCTCCTGTCGCCAATCCCTCTAGCGGCGCCAACAAAGGCGTGCCTGAGACGGCTAGAGATTCAGACGTGACATATTCGTCTACTTCATCTTTCTGA